In a genomic window of Anoxybacter fermentans:
- the secY gene encoding preprotein translocase subunit SecY, with product MFASLGNALKVKELRNKVLFVFAMIAVYRIGAHIPVPGVDVSKFTKLMEGGILGFLDMFAGGALRRFTIFAMSISPYITASIILQLLTVVIPKLEELSRSGPEGRKKIAQYTRYGTVILALIQALGITFWLRNLGAITNPNFFNMFTIIITLTAGTAFLMWLGEQITDKGIGNGISILIFASIVSRFPTAVIDTVYKLMPGSKSSLSILNVLLFLVLALLIVAAVIYIQQGERRIPVQYSRRVVGRRVYGGRNTHIPMKVNQAGVIPVIFASSVLMFPATIFRFLPWDWARTIADALDPSLASFWYLSFYALLIVLFTYFYTAITFNPIEVADNLKKYGGFIPGLRPGRPTTQYLEKVLSRITLSGALFLAAIAIVPYILQAITGIGIRFGGTSLLIVTGVALETMKQIESYLLMRHYEGFLK from the coding sequence ATGTTTGCGTCATTGGGTAATGCTTTAAAGGTTAAAGAGTTAAGAAATAAAGTGTTGTTTGTTTTTGCAATGATTGCTGTGTATCGGATTGGGGCACATATCCCCGTTCCTGGTGTTGACGTGTCTAAATTCACAAAGTTAATGGAGGGTGGAATTTTAGGATTTCTTGATATGTTTGCTGGGGGGGCTTTAAGAAGGTTTACTATCTTCGCTATGAGTATCAGCCCTTATATTACCGCCTCCATTATTCTACAATTATTGACTGTAGTTATTCCTAAGTTAGAGGAACTTTCAAGATCAGGACCGGAAGGGCGGAAAAAGATTGCCCAATATACCCGGTATGGTACTGTGATTTTGGCTTTGATTCAGGCTTTAGGAATTACTTTCTGGCTTCGCAACCTTGGGGCTATTACAAATCCGAATTTCTTTAACATGTTTACCATCATAATTACTTTAACGGCTGGTACTGCATTTTTGATGTGGTTAGGTGAACAGATTACAGATAAAGGAATCGGTAACGGAATTTCAATACTCATTTTTGCTTCTATTGTATCCCGATTCCCAACAGCTGTTATTGATACAGTTTATAAACTAATGCCAGGCAGTAAAAGTAGTCTTTCCATCCTGAATGTACTATTGTTCCTGGTATTGGCTTTACTCATTGTGGCCGCTGTTATCTACATTCAACAGGGTGAAAGAAGAATCCCTGTACAATATTCACGTCGTGTTGTAGGGAGGAGAGTTTATGGCGGCCGCAATACTCATATTCCAATGAAGGTAAATCAGGCTGGTGTAATTCCAGTTATTTTCGCTTCATCTGTGCTCATGTTCCCGGCAACTATATTTAGATTCTTGCCATGGGACTGGGCACGCACTATAGCTGATGCTTTGGATCCATCATTGGCATCCTTCTGGTATTTGTCTTTCTATGCTCTGCTGATCGTATTGTTCACTTATTTTTACACAGCAATCACCTTTAATCCTATAGAAGTAGCTGATAATCTGAAAAAGTATGGTGGATTTATCCCTGGTTTACGTCCAGGTCGCCCAACAACTCAATACCTGGAGAAAGTATTATCCAGAATTACCCTTTCAGGAGCATTATTCCTGGCAGCTATTGCTATTGTGCCTTATATATTACAGGCAATTACAGGTATAGGTATTCGTTTTGGTGGTACTTCCTTATTGATTGTTACCGGTGTTGCTCTTGAAACAATGAAACAGATTGAATCCTATCTGTTGATGCGCCACTATGAAGGTTTTCTTAAGTAA
- a CDS encoding adenylate kinase, producing MYYILIGLPGAGKGTQAANLVEKYQIPHISTGDMFRAALKNKTPLGLEAKKYMDRGELVPDEVTIGIVRERLQEDDCKKGFLLDGFPRTIPQAEALDEILDSLGLTLDGVISIEVPEEELIKRLTGRRVCKNCGATFHVLYNPPEKEGVCDNCGGELIQREDDKEETIKNRLDVNREKTQVLKDYYSKAGLLKEVDGTGDFDEVFNRICQVIEGK from the coding sequence ATGTACTATATCCTGATTGGTCTCCCTGGAGCAGGTAAAGGAACTCAAGCTGCTAATCTAGTTGAAAAATATCAGATTCCGCATATTTCTACCGGTGATATGTTCCGGGCTGCATTAAAAAATAAGACTCCTCTTGGCCTTGAAGCTAAAAAGTATATGGATCGTGGAGAATTAGTACCCGATGAAGTTACTATTGGAATTGTTCGTGAACGTCTTCAAGAAGATGATTGTAAAAAAGGATTTTTATTGGATGGATTTCCCCGGACCATCCCCCAGGCTGAGGCACTGGATGAGATTCTGGATTCGTTAGGGTTGACTTTAGATGGAGTTATCAGTATTGAGGTTCCAGAAGAAGAACTGATCAAAAGATTAACTGGAAGACGGGTATGTAAAAATTGTGGTGCAACATTCCATGTACTGTATAATCCACCTGAAAAAGAGGGCGTCTGTGATAATTGTGGCGGAGAATTGATTCAAAGAGAAGATGATAAGGAAGAAACCATCAAAAACCGTCTTGATGTAAACCGAGAAAAAACTCAAGTACTAAAAGATTATTATTCAAAAGCAGGACTTTTGAAAGAAGTTGATGGTACCGGAGACTTTGATGAAGTATTTAATCGAATCTGTCAAGTGATTGAGGGGAAGTAG
- the map gene encoding type I methionyl aminopeptidase yields MIVIKSEREIWLMREVGRIVAETHALLAEIIKPGITTAEIDRIAEEYILKCGAKPAFKGYQGFPATVCVAINEEVVHGIPGKRRLEEGDIIGLDIGAYKNGYYSDAARTLPVGKVSPEAKKLIEVTKESLDRGIVQAIAGNRLTDISHAIQSYAESHGFSVVRQYVGHGIGRKMHEAPQVPNYGQPGRGPRLKKGMTFAIEPMINAGGYEVKVLSDGWTVVTADGSLSAHFEDTIAITDEKPLILTRL; encoded by the coding sequence ATGATAGTTATTAAATCTGAACGGGAAATTTGGTTAATGAGAGAAGTTGGTCGGATTGTGGCAGAAACCCATGCACTCTTGGCAGAGATTATTAAGCCGGGAATTACCACAGCTGAAATTGACCGAATAGCTGAAGAATATATTTTAAAATGTGGTGCAAAACCTGCTTTTAAAGGATATCAAGGTTTTCCGGCCACTGTCTGTGTAGCAATCAATGAAGAAGTTGTTCATGGTATTCCCGGCAAGCGTAGATTGGAAGAAGGGGATATTATCGGTTTAGATATTGGAGCTTATAAAAATGGTTATTATAGTGATGCTGCCAGGACTTTACCTGTTGGTAAAGTAAGTCCTGAAGCAAAAAAACTGATTGAGGTTACAAAAGAAAGTTTAGATAGGGGTATTGTTCAAGCAATTGCTGGTAACCGTTTAACCGATATATCCCATGCTATTCAAAGTTATGCCGAATCTCATGGTTTTTCTGTGGTACGTCAATATGTAGGGCATGGAATCGGGCGTAAGATGCATGAAGCCCCCCAAGTGCCAAATTACGGTCAACCTGGTCGAGGTCCCCGCTTAAAAAAAGGAATGACTTTTGCAATTGAACCTATGATAAACGCAGGTGGATATGAAGTAAAGGTATTATCAGATGGTTGGACTGTAGTGACTGCCGATGGATCTCTTTCTGCTCATTTTGAAGATACCATTGCAATCACCGATGAAAAACCATTGATTTTAACGCGTCTCTAG
- a CDS encoding KOW domain-containing RNA-binding protein, with protein sequence MVNKSFQPGQLVSSCAGRDRGRYFVVIEVVNDSMVKVVDGDLRRVEKPKLKNTKHLIPHNKLVKSIAEKLKSGQRITNEQVRLALKETLEEQNLNKEV encoded by the coding sequence ATGGTTAACAAGTCCTTTCAGCCTGGTCAATTAGTTTCTTCCTGTGCTGGCCGTGACCGGGGACGTTATTTTGTAGTAATTGAAGTGGTAAATGATTCAATGGTAAAGGTTGTGGATGGAGATTTACGTCGGGTAGAAAAGCCTAAACTTAAAAATACCAAACATCTGATTCCCCACAATAAATTGGTTAAGTCAATTGCAGAAAAACTTAAATCTGGGCAGCGGATTACTAACGAACAGGTTAGGCTGGCTTTAAAAGAGACTTTGGAAGAGCAAAACCTAAATAAGGAGGTCTGA
- the infA gene encoding translation initiation factor IF-1 gives MAKGDAIEVEGTVIEPLPNAMFRVELENGHKVLAHVSGKMRMNFIRILPGDKVTVELSPYDLSRGRIIYRHK, from the coding sequence ATGGCAAAAGGTGATGCCATTGAAGTTGAGGGTACTGTAATTGAACCGTTGCCAAATGCAATGTTTAGGGTTGAGTTAGAAAACGGCCATAAGGTTTTAGCTCATGTTTCCGGTAAAATGAGAATGAACTTTATTCGTATTTTACCAGGAGATAAAGTAACTGTCGAACTTTCCCCATATGATCTTAGTCGTGGAAGAATTATTTACCGGCATAAATAA
- the rpmJ gene encoding 50S ribosomal protein L36, with protein sequence MKVRPSVKPICDKCKVIRRKGRVLVICENPKHKQRQG encoded by the coding sequence GTGAAAGTAAGACCATCTGTTAAACCCATCTGTGATAAATGTAAAGTTATCAGAAGAAAAGGTCGGGTTTTAGTTATTTGTGAAAACCCAAAGCATAAACAACGTCAAGGCTAA
- the rpsM gene encoding 30S ribosomal protein S13 yields the protein MARIEGVELPRDKRIEIGLTYIYGIGLSTSKKILEATGINPDTRVRDLTEEEVSKLRNEVSKYTVEGELRREIRANIKRLMDIGCYRGIRHRRGLPVRGQRTRTNARTRKGPRKTVGVRRSK from the coding sequence ATGGCAAGAATTGAAGGTGTAGAATTACCTCGTGATAAGCGAATTGAGATTGGTCTGACTTATATTTACGGTATTGGTCTGTCTACCTCGAAAAAAATTCTTGAAGCTACAGGAATTAATCCTGACACCCGTGTACGGGATTTGACTGAAGAAGAAGTTTCTAAGTTAAGAAATGAGGTTAGCAAATATACTGTTGAGGGTGAACTTCGTCGTGAAATTCGCGCTAATATTAAACGTTTAATGGATATTGGTTGTTACCGCGGCATTAGGCATCGTAGAGGATTACCAGTACGGGGTCAAAGAACAAGAACTAATGCCCGTACTCGTAAAGGTCCAAGAAAGACCGTTGGTG